The following proteins come from a genomic window of Bos mutus isolate GX-2022 chromosome 23, NWIPB_WYAK_1.1, whole genome shotgun sequence:
- the RPS10 gene encoding small ribosomal subunit protein eS10 encodes MLMPKKNRIAIYELLFKEGVMVAKKDVHMPKHPELADKNVPNLHVMKAMQSLKSRGYVKEQFAWRHFYWYLTNEGIQYLRDYLHLPPEIVPATLRRSRPETGRPRPKGLEGERPARLTRGEADRDTYRRSAVPPGADKKAEAGAGSATEFQFRGGFGRGRGQPPQ; translated from the exons ATGTTGATGCCTAAGAAGAACCGGATTGCCATTTATGAACTCCTTTTTAAGGAGGGGGTGATGGTGGCCAAGAAGGATGTCCACATGCCCAAGCACCCGGAGCTAGCAGACAAGAATGTGCCCAATCTTCACGTCATGAAAGCCATGCAG TCTCTCAAGTCACGAGGCTACGTGAAGGAACAGTTTGCCTGGAGACATTTCTACTGGTACCTCACCAACGAGGGCATCCAGTATCTCCGTGATTACCTCCACCTGCCCCCTGAGATCGTGCCCGCCACCCTGCGCCGCAGCCGTCCTGAGACTGGCCGGCCAAGGCCCAAAG GGCTGGAGGGAGAGCGACCTGCAAGACTCACTCGAGGGGAAGCCGACAGAGACACCTACAGACGAAGCGCCGTGCCCC CTGGTGCCGACAAGAAGGCCGAGGCTGGGGCTGGGTCAGCAACTGAATTCCAGTTT AGAGGCGGATTTGGTCGTGGACGTGGTCAGCCACCTCAGTAA